Proteins from a single region of Argiope bruennichi chromosome 6, qqArgBrue1.1, whole genome shotgun sequence:
- the LOC129971270 gene encoding heat shock protein beta-6-like: protein MSLATLLDDYLPLLPTLEHRRRRNRPLMLNLLDLLENEMDQRVGHVVRRLPAALLDWDDDYELVNGRKRKRKPNAVAVYEPKTKCQVITKDNKFQVQMDTSNYQPDEITVKVVNDKLTISAKHETKADDVYEYHEMTRSFSLPEGVDPDAVVSRLNTNGQLTIEAPMKPSKDTTSRVVPVEMTKDKSDDKVEGKDKQTQKNDK, encoded by the coding sequence ATGTCTCTGGCAACTCTTCTTGATGATTATCTCCCGCTTTTGCCTACTTTAGAGCATCGCAGGCGCCGAAATCGTCCATTGATGCTGAATCTTCTGGATTTATTGGAAAATGAAATGGATCAGAGAGTGGGCCATGTCGTCCGCCGTTTACCAGCTGCTTTATTGGATTGGGACGACGATTACGAACTCGTGAACGGAAGAAAACGAAAACGCAAACCCAACGCTGTGGCTGTTTATGAACCGAAAACAAAATGTCAAGTGATAACCAAAGACAACAAGTTCCAAGTCCAAATGGATACGTCCAACTATCAACCTGATGAAATAACGGTGAAAGTAGTCAATGACAAACTCACCATTTCTGCTAAACATGAAACTAAAGCCGATGATGTATATGAATATCACGAAATGACTCGGTCCTTCAGTTTACCGGAAGGAGTAGATCCTGATGCTGTAGTATCTCGTCTAAACACAAATGGCCAATTGACCATAGAAGCCCCAATGAAACCATCCAAGGATACCACTAGTAGAGTAGTTCCTGTTGAAATGACAAAAGATAAATCGGATGACAAGGTAGAAGGTAAAGACAAGCAAACGCAGAAGAatgacaaataa